A single window of Candidatus Flexicrinis affinis DNA harbors:
- a CDS encoding trypsin-like peptidase domain-containing protein: MTTPKRGPNTRTWIIGGLILVAGTLGFAGALSLVSGMQQGGPDAQPTLLTDTAEVVVQPVGSVVEDRYAVGYGDSPREVVITKAGATYIQPFLEQVDIAPGDTVVVSSPDGVQRYTYDASSAGQWTFPIDGETAVVTLISLSGDHPDRAGVTIPRLGQGFTVTEFAQSICGSNDIVDVACSASSHPIEYGLRQPVARLFYTNGGGQYVCTTWRVTPDNFMLTNQHCIPNQTVMNTAIIRFNFQAAGCGASSIEPYVEVRGGTLIYVNTTYDVALYSLREADFPLVQQFGYLELDTSAPTANETIFIPQHPAGLPKKFGLNSTSDGGRCRVIVPSTAGYAANSDLAYTCDTQGGSSGSPVIALDTLRVVGLHHLGAGRPDGSQCGPSPYYNQAVRIDQIWPLLAPYFPQPIAPMSTASPTATEAPTLTPSATFTPTQTFTPSNTPTPTNTPTVTYTPTSTPERVARDLLVDGGFELESDAWVLIDGTGGDARRERKQRSGGWAFQFKGGAGDDVKLVQSVDVSGIMPAAGDVMEFVAHIDTRRIPDGFAMARITYADGVRQKSKIRFEGADHYEPRAAEIFLRPVPLSGLEVKFRHKSQDNAKVWIDDVRLEWISPTP; the protein is encoded by the coding sequence ATGACGACCCCTAAGCGTGGCCCCAATACTCGAACATGGATTATCGGCGGCTTGATCCTCGTGGCCGGCACACTCGGCTTTGCAGGTGCGCTGTCGCTTGTGTCGGGAATGCAGCAGGGTGGGCCTGACGCCCAACCTACGCTTCTGACCGATACGGCGGAAGTCGTGGTTCAGCCGGTCGGCAGCGTCGTTGAAGATCGGTATGCGGTCGGGTACGGCGACTCGCCGCGCGAAGTCGTGATAACCAAAGCGGGCGCGACTTACATCCAGCCGTTTCTCGAGCAGGTCGACATTGCGCCCGGTGACACTGTCGTGGTGTCATCGCCCGACGGCGTTCAGCGCTACACGTACGATGCGTCTTCGGCCGGGCAGTGGACGTTCCCGATCGACGGCGAAACGGCGGTCGTCACGTTAATCAGCCTGAGCGGCGACCATCCGGACCGGGCTGGCGTGACGATCCCGCGGCTCGGGCAGGGGTTCACTGTGACGGAATTCGCACAGAGTATCTGTGGCTCGAACGACATCGTCGATGTTGCGTGCAGCGCGTCGAGCCACCCGATCGAGTACGGTCTGCGCCAGCCCGTTGCGCGGCTGTTCTATACCAACGGCGGCGGCCAATACGTGTGTACAACGTGGCGCGTCACGCCTGACAATTTCATGCTTACCAACCAGCACTGTATCCCGAACCAGACCGTCATGAACACGGCGATCATCCGCTTCAACTTTCAGGCGGCGGGATGTGGTGCAAGCTCAATCGAGCCTTATGTCGAAGTGCGTGGCGGCACGTTGATCTACGTCAATACGACCTACGACGTGGCGCTGTACTCGCTGCGCGAGGCGGACTTCCCGCTTGTTCAGCAGTTTGGATATCTGGAACTGGATACGTCGGCGCCTACTGCGAACGAGACGATCTTCATCCCTCAGCACCCGGCCGGCTTGCCCAAGAAGTTCGGCCTCAACAGCACCTCGGACGGCGGGCGGTGCCGCGTAATCGTTCCGTCAACGGCCGGGTATGCCGCCAATTCGGATTTGGCGTATACCTGCGACACGCAAGGGGGCAGCAGCGGCTCGCCGGTCATCGCGCTTGACACGCTCCGCGTCGTCGGCCTGCATCATCTCGGAGCGGGTCGCCCGGACGGATCGCAGTGCGGCCCGTCGCCGTACTACAATCAAGCCGTGCGCATCGACCAGATCTGGCCGCTGCTCGCCCCGTATTTTCCACAGCCGATCGCGCCGATGAGTACCGCGTCGCCCACCGCGACCGAGGCGCCTACGCTCACACCGTCCGCAACCTTCACTCCGACACAAACGTTTACGCCGTCCAATACGCCCACGCCAACCAACACTCCAACGGTCACATACACGCCGACCAGCACGCCCGAGCGCGTCGCGCGTGACCTGCTGGTCGATGGCGGATTCGAACTTGAGTCCGACGCGTGGGTGCTGATCGATGGTACCGGCGGCGACGCCCGGCGCGAGCGCAAGCAGCGTTCCGGCGGGTGGGCGTTCCAGTTCAAGGGCGGCGCAGGCGACGACGTCAAGCTCGTACAGTCGGTCGACGTCTCGGGCATCATGCCGGCGGCAGGCGACGTCATGGAGTTTGTGGCGCATATCGACACTCGCCGAATTCCTGACGGGTTTGCGATGGCCCGCATCACTTACGCGGACGGCGTCCGTCAGAAGTCCAAGATTCGCTTCGAAGGCGCCGACCACTACGAGCCTCGCGCGGCCGAAATCTTTCTGCGGCCAGTGCCGCTGTCCGGGCTGGAGGTCAAGTTCCGCCACAAGAGTCAGGACAACGCGAAGGTCTGGATCGACGACGTGCGGCTGGAATGGATCAGTCCAACGCCGTAA
- a CDS encoding flavodoxin, giving the protein MAKIGLFFGSSTGKTEAVAYQIKSEFDKIEQDMVEVHNIGASTPEQVLKFKNIIIGIPTWNTGELQDDWDVFFPRLREMDFSGHKVAFFGLGDQNGYGFNFLDAIGIVADEILMQGGDLYGMWSAKSYEFNESKAQVEDHFIGLGIDEDGQQGMTPERIVAWVRQVKDEFGL; this is encoded by the coding sequence ATGGCGAAGATTGGCTTGTTCTTCGGGAGCAGCACGGGTAAGACCGAGGCTGTCGCGTACCAGATCAAATCCGAGTTCGACAAGATCGAACAGGACATGGTCGAGGTACACAACATCGGCGCGTCGACGCCTGAACAGGTGCTGAAATTCAAGAACATCATCATTGGCATTCCGACGTGGAACACGGGCGAACTGCAAGACGACTGGGATGTGTTCTTCCCCCGCCTGCGCGAGATGGATTTCTCCGGCCATAAGGTCGCATTTTTCGGATTGGGCGATCAGAACGGTTACGGCTTCAACTTTCTTGACGCGATTGGAATCGTTGCGGACGAAATCTTGATGCAGGGTGGCGACCTGTACGGCATGTGGTCGGCCAAATCGTACGAATTCAACGAGTCGAAGGCTCAGGTCGAAGACCACTTCATCGGCCTCGGGATCGATGAAGACGGCCAACAGGGTATGACGCCTGAGCGCATCGTAGCTTGGGTGCGGCAGGTCAAGGACGAGTTCGGCCTGTAA
- a CDS encoding acyl-CoA dehydrogenase family protein: MSAGVNFALTDDQLMLQKLAREFTAKEIIPVAEEHDRHAKFPEEIFHKARELGIANMNVPAEYGGVGASVFEEVLVSEEMAYGCTGISTSVGTNGLGSLPILLAGTEQQKAHWLGERLMDKGEFCSYGVTEAAAGSNVVGIETRAEKKGAGWVINGSKTFITNASHANFFTVFAKTDPSAGHRGMTCFIVDRNMPGVKVGRKFEKLGQRASDTAEIVFEDVEVPDENLVGGEGKGFYLAMKVFDYSRPGVAAAAVGLQRRCLDESVKYASERMAFGVPIYQHQAVGHKIADMAINYNASRLLVWQSAWQADAGIQNPAVPAYAKAFAADMATKAAVDAVQVFGGYGYMEEYPVAKLLRDVKIFQIYEGTSEIQRNIIVRELFQGKK, translated from the coding sequence ATGTCGGCCGGCGTGAACTTCGCCCTGACTGACGATCAGTTGATGCTGCAGAAGCTGGCGCGCGAGTTCACTGCGAAGGAGATCATTCCTGTCGCCGAAGAACACGACCGCCACGCCAAGTTCCCCGAAGAGATATTCCACAAGGCGCGCGAGCTGGGAATCGCCAATATGAACGTCCCGGCCGAGTACGGTGGCGTCGGCGCTTCGGTATTCGAGGAAGTGCTCGTCAGCGAAGAAATGGCCTACGGATGCACCGGGATCAGCACGAGCGTCGGCACGAACGGTCTGGGTTCGCTTCCAATCCTATTGGCGGGCACCGAGCAGCAGAAGGCGCACTGGCTCGGCGAGCGGTTGATGGATAAGGGCGAGTTCTGCAGCTACGGTGTAACCGAAGCCGCGGCCGGGTCCAACGTTGTCGGCATCGAGACGCGCGCCGAAAAGAAGGGCGCCGGTTGGGTGATCAACGGCAGCAAGACGTTCATCACCAACGCGAGCCACGCCAACTTCTTCACGGTGTTCGCAAAAACCGATCCGAGCGCGGGCCATCGCGGAATGACGTGCTTCATCGTCGATCGCAACATGCCGGGCGTCAAGGTCGGGCGCAAGTTCGAGAAACTCGGGCAGCGCGCCAGCGACACGGCTGAGATCGTGTTCGAGGACGTCGAAGTGCCTGACGAGAATCTGGTCGGCGGTGAGGGCAAGGGCTTCTACCTTGCGATGAAGGTGTTCGATTACAGCCGGCCGGGCGTTGCCGCTGCCGCGGTCGGTTTGCAGCGCCGCTGCCTCGATGAGTCGGTGAAGTATGCCAGCGAGCGTATGGCATTCGGTGTGCCAATCTATCAGCATCAGGCCGTCGGGCACAAGATCGCGGATATGGCGATCAACTACAACGCCTCGCGACTGCTGGTGTGGCAATCGGCGTGGCAGGCGGACGCCGGCATCCAGAATCCGGCCGTTCCGGCCTACGCCAAGGCGTTTGCGGCCGACATGGCGACCAAGGCCGCAGTTGACGCCGTGCAGGTGTTCGGCGGTTACGGGTACATGGAAGAGTATCCGGTCGCCAAGCTGCTGCGTGACGTCAAGATATTCCAGATCTACGAAGGCACCAGCGAGATCCAGCGTAACATCATTGTCCGGGAGCTGTTCCAAGGCAAGAAGTAA